The genome window CTTTCTGAAAAACCCCATCCTTTATTAGAGTGTTTGTGTTGTAATTCCATTAAGAAGTTCGAAGCTAATTGGATAGCTGGATCCTTAATGGTAAGACCCGATTCTTGTAAGGAATAAGAAATTAGCGCAGTGTCCCAAACAGTCGAAGGAGAGTTTTGAATATGAAAAACATCTCCTTTTTCGTATAAAAAAGATCTAATACCGCCAATAGCATTTTTAATAATAGGAGAAGATTTTTTATAACCTAGAGAAAGTAGTGCATAAATCATAAAAAATGTAGAACTTGAGTAACTATATAATGTCCCATCCTTTTCAATGCAATTATATATATGTTGTTCAGCTTTTAGCCTCGTTGAATCCTTATAAGTAGGCAATATCTTTTTAAATAAATTAAACCATCTTTTTTTCTTTTTAAGTGCTTTATATTTCTTTTGAGATAAAAATAAATGTTGTAAATCAGGCGTCCATTTATTAGTAACTACAAATTTATCGTGTCCTAATATTAAGATAGGAAGAAAGTGTGCTTGTACGTATGAGCTGAAATGAAAAAAATTAAATGTTAGAAACTTTGGTATATTCATGATACTAAGTGGGATAGGAAATAGTTTTGGCCAAGGGTATAAGTTGGTAATAGCTAGTAAACACTTCGTAGAAATATGACTTTTTTCAAGTCCTCCATTCTTCACAATAAATTGTTCACTTAATTTCATCGACGGATCATCTTTATTCAAATGTCCGGAAAATAAAAGAGCTGTATATGCTTCAATTGTTGCAGATAAATTTCCTTTTTCATCATCATAGAGCTTCCAGGCACCGTTATTTTGTTGTTGCTGAAGTAGACGTGCAACAAGTTTCTTTATAAGATTCTCATCATCATAATCTAATAATCTTAACAGGATAATCATATTTGCATCGGTCGTTGGTCCATTTTCAAAACAATATCTCCACGAGCCATCATTAAATTGGTCTTGCTTCAGATTTTTAATAATTTGTTGTATTTTTTGGTTAATCTCATTTGTTAGATTCATTTAAGTTTTTACACCCTCTCCTTTTGCATTTGTAAAAATGAATTGTAATTAAGATATATTATGATGAGAGTTATAAAGAGAAATAGACAAGTGCGGAGAATTGGGGAGGGGGAGAGTTGAAATTACATAAATCACCCAAAATTCTATATTTAATGAAATTAGCTCATATAAACTAATAATCTATCTTATCCATAACGGGGGTGGCATTTCAGTTGAAATGAGTGACTCTTTAAATATTAAACATATAACCTTAATTACGTATGTAGGTGGTAAAGAGGTATTTAGCGAAAATGTTATTAATGCAGTTAATAGTACTTTTGACAAAGGAGATGTCATCGGGTTTGTTGTTTCACCTTTTGAAACGAAATCACCTGTTGAATTAGCGTTATCATATAGCTAAAATATAATGCTACAGATTCAAATACAATCAATAAAATAGATATCTAATGCTAACGAATGGGTAAATGTTAAGTTAAGCGAAGATTATCAAATAAAATTAATTGAAATGGAATAAAAGATAACTCACTAAACACTCATTCGATTGGCTTGCATATAGCAGAGGTGTGCAGAAATAATAAAGTTGTTTAATTTACAATAAAGTCATTTAAAAAATAATATAGTTGTTTAAAAATCCTTATTCCGAACGAACAAGTTAGTGGAAGTAATAGTAATTAGGTTTGGCTGGGAAAATTGTCGATGATATTAAAAAAGACACCGAAGTGTCTTATGTTTTTCAAATTAAGCATACCGATAAATTGAAATTTAATTACTTAACATTATGCTTATCTTGGGAGCAAGGTATTTTATCGGTGAGTGTATACAAACCATGTAATGCTTGCTGTTAATAATGCTGACGAAATCAAAGCTGTAAGAACACTATATGTTTGCCAAATAAGTATCGTTGACCAATCTAAAGCACAGCACAGTATACCCAGGGCAATCGTAGCGATCAGGAAAATAATTGTTACGATTATTCTCTTTTTTGTCATTGGCTGCCGCTCATTCGTTTTCCTTCTGCGTAATCCTAAGAGAAATAACAAAACGGCCAATAGGCAAAGAATAATTGTGATAGACGACAAAGTGATATCCAAAAGCTGTGTGCCGCTTATTTCATATGACTGAGTTAGATTGCCGTCTAATATATCTTTAACTTTTAGTACCAGGTTTATATTGGTATTTGCACCGTTGCTCAGCAAGCAGACAGCTGTTCGTTCATTTAGCAGTATGGCTACTTCGGTTCTGAAATTTGGATTGCCCCCAGTGTGTTCTATAATCGTTTGGTCGGTGTTTACCGACCAACCTGCCGCATAATACATATCGTTGACAGCCGAAACAGACATATCACCCTTATGTGATTTTTCGATAACCGTGTGAAATATTTCGGGTATGTCCTGCACGATACCCATCTGTATGCCCATCCAACGCGCCATATCTTTTGTATTAGAAATGATGTAGCCTGCGGGTTTATTCCCAGCATAATCCGGAGCTTTAAATGGAGTTGTCATAAAAAAGGAAGAACGGTAGCCCTGCGCCAACTGTCCAGTGGCTTGAGCATCTTCTTTATAAACATACGTCTGGTGAAGACCTAATGGCTGAAATACCTGTTCCCTCATAAAGTCTTCATAGCTTTGTCGCGACACAATCTCAATAACCAAACCCAATACGTCATAATTAACAGTTCCATAGTTATACTGTTCACCGGGAGGGAACGCCAATTCAGCATCCACGAGCATTTCCACAGTCTTTTGCAACATATCCGGTGTATTGCCTTGAGGAATATTTTGAGTATGCCTAATATTTGTTAGACCACTGGTATGGTAAAGAAAGTTATTTAGTGTAAGGCTTTGCATATCAACAGGTTTCCCTTGATACTTTAACGTAAACCAAGGTAAATATTTTTGGACAGGGTCAGTCATTGAGAGCAGCCCTTGCTCTTCCAACAGCATAATACCCATACCGGTAAAAGCTTTACTGACCGAGGCTAACTCATAGAGTGTATTTTCACTTGCAGACAACCCCTTTTCACGGTCTGCATACCCTGAAGAAAAGTAGAACACTTCATCATCAGCAAGTATTGAGATTGACATTCCCGGCACACCTGATATACGACGGGCATCATCTAGCAACGCTTGAATTGCCGCAGATTTCGAATCTGACAACGCATAACTTTGTGTTGCGAATCCTGAGAATAATATAAATATCGTTAATACAAAAACAATAATCTTATTCATAAACTCTCCTTTTTGAAAAATTAGGTACCGTCAATAATTTTGTGTAAATAAGTTTTTCCTTTTCTTGTAGACGCTCTTTTATTCTTTCGTTTTGAACAGATTTTCAAGTTCTGCTAGAGCTTTGTCAAAACCTATATGGTACCTGGTGGCGAACCGTTGATTATATTCTTAAAACTGTGAAACTAGAAAGCGTTCTAACGATTCTTCGTTGGGGAATTGCTCCTTACGCTTGCTATATATCTTGATTTGTTTATTGAATGATTCAATCAAGTTGGTGGAGTAAATACTACGCCAAATGGATTTTGGAAAGCTATAGAACGTGAGTATATAAGGATTGGCAGCTAACGGTTTTGTGACTTTGGGATAGAGTGTTTTCCACTTTTCAATGAAATCTTGGAGCGCTTTCTGTGCATTTTCCAAGTTATCTGCACGGTAAACCTTTTTGAAATCGTCACAGATTTTTTGGCGATCAGAAATTCGTCAGACATCACCTTTGTGAGGTTCGAAATCGTTTGTGGTGTGTAATGGTGACCATACATCCGCTCGATGAGATCGGCAATTTCAGCGTTTGTCACGCCTTTTTGAAACATATGAATCACGAACGCTTCTAGTGTATCGTTTGAACGGCGATAGGGCACTACGGTTTGTTGTTTAAATTCTCCATTACGATTTCGAGGGATAGCAAGTTGAAGATCACCAAACTCAGTATGTAGCATACACGTATAGGAACCATTTCTAGAATTACCAGAGTACCTTTATAGTACCGGAGGTGCTGCGTGTTTATATGCGTTATTTGAATACGGGCTTACGATAAAGTGACGACTTTATTATCATTATACAATATTTAAGTATAATGTATACTAAGTATATATTATACTTAGGGGGTCTTTTATAAAAAATACATAATTTATAATGAAATTTAAACGATTTTACTTTTATGTACTATATACTTAGTATATAATAATTTCGAAAGGATAGGAGGAATTAAAACATGATTAAAGTTAGAAATTTGAAAAAGGAATTTATACAGGGGCAAGAAAGAACTCAAGTCTTGAAGGGTTTTGATTTGAACGTTGAAGAAGGCGAATTTGTGGCTGTAATGGGCCCAAGTGGTTCTGGAAAGAGCACATTACTACAACTTTTAGGGGGTCTTGATGTCCCTACTGAAGGAGATATAGTAATAAATCAAAGTAATTTAAGTAATATGACGGAAAAAGAAAGAACGATATTTCGTAGAAAGTATATCGGTTTTATTTTTCAGAATTACCAGCTACTCCCTACATTAAGTGTAGAAGAAAATATAGCTTTCCCTCTTCATGCAGATGGTAGTTTAACTAAAAAGAAGAACCAAATTATTATAGAACTACTTGATTCTGTCGGATTGAAAGGACTTGGTCGGAAACGTGCTAATTTGCTGAGTGGCGGTCAACAACAACGAGTTGCTATAGCCAGGGCGTTAGTTAATAACCCTTCTGTTCTATTAGCCGATGAACCAACAGGAAATTTAGATAGAGGTAAAGCCGAAGAAATACTCGGATTAATATCAAGATTCAATCGAGAGAATAATCAAACAATCATCATGGTAACGCATGATATTTTCGCAGCTGGGTTTGCTGATCGAATTATTCTTTTTAAGGATGGTGTTATTGATCAAGTGATTTCTAGAAAGGATGATGATTATGCTAAATATGTGGCGAATTTCTTGGCGTAATATAACACAAAATAAAAAAAGGTTTTTCATTTCCCTACTTGGGATAATCTTAGGTATAGCTTTTGTAACATCTATGCTTATTGCAGACAAAACAACAAATGATGTTTTCGATTATTATGAAGAAATGTATGTGGCAAATGCGGATTATTGGGTTCTAAGCGATGAACATACTTACTCTGAGGATGTGGTTTCGTCAGTTTTAACTAGCCCAATTGTGACGGAAACCATGCTTGCACTTGATAAACAAGCCTTTTTTGAGCTGGAGGGTGATCAATCTTTAAATCAAAGATCCGTCCGAATTACAGGCGTGAATGATCAAAGCAGTTCTTTACTGAAACTTCCTGTTATCGAAGGGAGTTTGGATAATGAAGGTTTGGTGATACCAAAAGCTGTTGCAAATCTGTTAAATAAAAACGTAGGAGATACAATTAGGTTTACCGATTTGGGAGAAGCTAAGGTTTCCGCCATTGTTGAATATACGCAGTTGCTTGCAAGTCCGAGTAACTGGGAGCGTGCTGAATCAACCAGCTTCCGAATCATGGCTCCACTTGAATTGCTACAAGAATGGACTGGTATGGAGGACAAACTTTCCTATGTAAGATTTCAAACAACTGAAGAAGGAGAGAAACTTTTTCAATCTCTCCAGGAAGAATTTCGTAATTCAAATGTATATGTACAACCAGTTGTCGCGGATGATCGGCAAAGTAACGATATCGGGGGACTATATACGTTCTTTTACTTAATTGCTGGGTTATCTATGTTTATTAGCGGATTCATTGTTTTTAATATGATTTATACAAGTGTTATGGAGCGAAAAAAGGAATTTGCAATCATGAAAAGTTTCGGATATCTACAAAGTTCTGTTTCCAGACTTATTCTTATTGAAGTACTACTGTTGGGGCTAATAGGTACAGCTGTTGGGGTGCCTATGGGAATTTGGCTTGGGGATATGTTCATGCAAACTTTACTAAGCGTATTTGAATTTGACATGGTTTACACATTAAATTGGAAAATACCTGCATTAATAGCTGTAGTAGTTGGAATTTTATTTCCTGTTGTATCTTCATTATTTCCTATTTACAATGCGGGGAAAACCTCTGTGTTATTGACATTAAAAATGGCAAATCAAACCCAATCATCGAGAAGCCTGTACATAGTTAGGGCAGTTCTAGGTGTTGGCTTGCTTGCTTTTGTATTTATCAATCATCCCATCTCTTATTTAGCGATTTTAGTAAGCACCATTTTGTTGTTTCCATTATTGTTACTTGGTGTGAGCAGGATATTTAAACCTATTTTAAAATTAATCTTCGGCTACTCTGGTAGTCTGGCAACGCAAACCCTTACAAAACAATTAAATCGAAATGCTAATACTGCTGCTATTCTTGCTGTGGGGATTGCAGTGATACTATTACTAAGTGCTGTTATTGAATCCGCACCTGAAGGTTATGAAAATGAAATCGGGAATACGTATGGAGGAGACCTGAGAGTTTCATCAGAAGCACCTTGGTCTAATCAGGATATAGAAAAGTTACTATCGTATGATGCTGTTGTAAATGTTGATCCTTTAACGGAAGCTAAGCCAATTACATGGGTAACCACTGATGGGGAGAAGAGACAGTTTTCCATTTTTGCTGTAGATGAAGAAGGCCCCACCTTATTTGAAAGTTCTAATAAAGACAATTTATATTATGAACTGGCAAAGGAACCTTCTGTTATCCTCGGCGAAAGAGCTTTTGATGAATGGGGTGGAAATATAGGAGAATATATTTACATTAATACACCCTCAGGTAAACAACAACTTGAAGTCCTTGATGTAGTGAAAACATCGAATTACTCAGGCTATGTTGCATTTATGAATGAGAATCATTTAAATAATAAATTTGGTTGGGCGAATCATTTCGACATATTATTAACTTTAAATGACGGATATACTGGTGAACAATTACGTAATGAGTTATGGTTGGATTTCAGCACTCATCTCTCAAAAGTAGAAACAGTAGAAGATGAAATTAAATCAACTACTTCAGCATTAACCGGTATGAATGAGTTGATTTTAATCATGTTAGTTTTAATCATTGGACTAGCTAGTATCGGTACAGCAAACACTTTATTAATGAATACGTTGGAACGCACCACCGAGATAGGGACAATGCGAGCGCTTGGTTTTACGAAACAGCAAGTTAAAAAGATGATCATTGGAGAAGGTTTACTTATAGGATTGTCGGGGGTTATTGGTGGTATAATTTCGGGTGTAGTTTTACTTTATACAACTAGCCAATCCGAACTATTGGGAGGGTTTATATCTTTTCAATTACCTTTAGGGAATATTATTCTGGCACTGATTGCTGGTGTTTCTCTAAGTCTCCTTGCTTCTTGGATTTCCAGTACTACAGCTAGTAAAATAAATATTATATCATCACTCAAAGAAGGTTAAGCAATTATGTCGGTTAAGTACGGAATATTAACACTGCTATTTTTACAAAAAAATCATGGGTATGAATTAAAACTAGAGCTAGAATCCCATCTGGGAGTTAAAGGAAAAATTAATCCTGGTCAAATTTATACGACTCTAGACCGTCTAATACGTGATCAACTTGTCTTATCTGTAGGAATGGATGACCAAGAAAGAAAACTTTATGAAATCACTACGGAAGGTAAAAAAGAGTTGGAAAATTGGTTACTGGAACCTGTACCCTATCATTCTACTAAAGAAGACTTTCATTTTAAATGGAGCTGTGCTCGTAAGATTGATTTCGAACAAGAAAAGAAAATGCTTGATCAACAAAAAGCGATGATAATGAAAGATGTCATGGAATTGACTAAATTTAAAACGGAATTTCTTCTTCAAGGTGACGAGAATAGGTATTTATTAATCAATGGTACCCTCTTGCATTTAGAAGCAGATTTAAACTGGATAAATCAAGTTGAAAATCGAAATAGACCATAATTCTAGGTAAAGGTTTTCTCTTTTAAAAACCTTTGCCGTTATTCAATCTTTTGAAGGGGAGTGAAAATTTTTTGGATGTTATCCTTGATTACAATTGGGAATTGTTTATCTCTATAGAGGTATTGTCATTGGGATCCCTGATCTTATTCGGTATATTTCGCTATTTTTTTAAAAAAACTCGATATAGCCTAATGTTTATTTTTTTATTTCTGTTTTTGTTGATAATTGAGGGATTACTCGGACTGTATGTCTATCGTCAAACAGGAGAAATATCAACTTTTCAAATCGTTATTATCATCTTTATCATTTATGCTTTTACATTTGGTATACTCGATTTTATCAAATTGGATCGTTGGATGCGTAAAAAAATTGGCAAGTTACGTGGCGTTGAATTATTGACTGATAAAGATTATGAGATTATTGAAAAAAATAATAATCCTAAATATATTGCAAAGAAATATCGTGTATCATCCTATATTCATTTAGTTTTGTTCATTACAGTTCAAGCTATTCTGTGGGTAATTGGTACAGAAAGTTTGGCAGAAATAAAGATGTACTTAAGTGATTTTTCGTGGCTAGGAAATGAAAATGCTAAAGGATCACCTTATCCAAATGATGCTGCGTTTGCAATAGGTGTAATTTGGGGAATTGTATTTATTGCTGACTTTATTTATTCATGGTCTTATACATTGTTTCCCAAAAAATAGGCAGAAGTAAGTTTGAACTTCAAAATTCGCACAATTATGGCATATACAAGTTATAATCGCCTTTTAATAATTAGTGGAAACAAGATATTAATCTATTCTTTGAACAGATGCGTTAGTTCAATAAGAAGTAAACAACTTTATTATTCATTTTTTAAGTATTATATAAACAGATGGATGTAATTTGAAACAACTTTAAAGAGCCTTGCTACATAGAATGTAGTAAGGCTCTTAGCTTTTATTAATCAAAATTCAATAACTTTATTATCCTTATACAAGAGGTATTAAAAATTTATAAAGAAGGAATCGAAACAGGGATGGCAACATTTCAAACAGAGGTACCAAGTGAATATATGTGGGATGAAGGACATCATGCAACGTTGCGTTTTGTGGTAGTGCTAGAAAAGCTAGTAGTCGGTTGGATTGCAATTTCACCGGTATCTACCGAGCAGTATATTCTGGAGCTGGAGAAGTAAGTGTTTATATATCAAATGATTGTAAAGGTAAAGGAATTGCTGTTTGATGTCATTAATACAAAAGCAAAAGGAATAGGTACGTCATTAAGTCGTTATTTGAATCGCGATAAGGATGATATTAGCTGGGTAGCAACAAACCTAATCTTGAAACCTGAAGCCCGTTTTTCAACAAGGGAACGCTTACAGGTAAACGTAGTAAAGAAAAGAATATTACCTTACAAAATCTTTATAATTTGATTAAGCTTTTAACTAAAAAATCTGTACTTGATAAAATTCCTAAAGAGAAAAAGTTAAACTTATGTTTGTTTTATTTCAATACAATTAAAGAATTGTTCCCTGATGAATGGGATGATAATAAGCTTTATCGAATGACACATATTACATGTTTAAATGCATTAGCGATAGTTGGTAATAAAGTGATAAATGAAAATTACTTAGTTAAATCACAGCAGCCTGATTCTGTCAAAATTGCACAAATTTTAATGAAGCTAGACGAAATCGATTGGCTTGCGACTGGAGATTTAAAATATTTGAAGGGTGCCTCTGGTACAAAGATTTTAGTAAGTGATATTTTAAATTGTTTAAAGTAAAATAGTAGTAAGGTATTTCACAATAAACTCAACTAATCTGATTAGTTGAGTTTATTTGTTTTTATATAAAAAGCTACTAAAATATTTTAAAGAAGATGTGATGATTAATGAGGAAATTCGAAATGACTATTAAAATATGAGAAGTTAGAAGTAATAATAGGATTAGGAGTAAACAGATATGAAAATTTTTAACAAAGGGGAATTATAAAGTGTTAAATAATTTTTGCATTTTTGAGCGTTATATTATTTGACATTGACTTGTTTGACTTATTAAAAAGGCCGAACAAGACTTATACCTTGTAAAATAAAGAATGAAGGAGATTGACCTATAAATGGGATACGTATGTATTTTGGCAGAGAAACCATCTCAAGCAAGAGCTTATGCAGACGCATTTAAAATAAAACAAAAAGAGAAAACATTTATTGAACTGGAACCTTGTTCTACTTTTCCTAATGGTGCAGTAATTACCTGGGCAGTTGGTCATCTTGTTGAATTAAAGGAACCAAAAGAATATCAAAAGGAATGGGAGAAATGGTCGCTTGGATCATTACCTATCATTCCACAAAAATTTGAAGATAAAGTTGTCTCTAAAATGTATTCACAATTTAATGCTGTCAAAAAAATCTTTAGTGATCCGCAAGTAACAATGATTTATAATTGTTGCGATAGTGAACGTGAGGGTTCAAATATCTTCTACTCACTTTTAAAAATGACGAAAGTAAAAAAGCCTGTTAAACGATTATGGATCAATTCATTAGAGGTTGAGGAAATTCGAAAAGGTTTTAATAATATGCAAAGTAATGAGCGTGATTTGCTTATGTACCAAGAAGCAAAAACACGTCAAATTAGCGATTGGTTAGTAGGTATGAACTGTAGTCGCCTATATACGCTACTTTTACAAAAAAAAGGCTTTAAGGGTAGTATCTCTATCGGTCGTGTGCAATCGCCAACCGTATATTTAATTTATAAAAGACAACAGGAAATTGAACATTTCAAGCCTGAAAAATTTTATGAAATTGAAGGAATTTTTAAAGCACAAAATGGTGTATATAAAGGGAAGGCAAAGTTAAAAACAAAAGAGCGGACCGAGGCTGTGCAATTATTGCAACAACATGGGGTTGAACCGATGGATACAGGTCTAATTACGAGTGTAACAAATAAAAAGAAGCGTATTGCACCACCCAAACTACATGCGTTATCAACATTACAAGCCACCGCGAATAAACGTTGGAAATACAGTCCGTCGCATGTGTTGAAACTTACGCAATCACTTTATGAGAAAAAGCTCGTTTCTTACCCACGTACCGATTCACAGCTCATTACACATAATGAGTTTGCTTATTTAAATGAATCATTGGCAAAATATCAGCAGCTCGTGGGAAAGTCATTTAATACGATAAATCGAGGGAATAACAAACGCTACGTCGACAGTGCCAACGTTGGGGAGCACTATGCTATTATTCCAACGAAAAAAGTGCCGACAGAAAAAGCGTTACAATCAATGAATGTTGATGAACGAAATATTTATTTCGAAATAGTCAATACGACACTCGCCATGTTTCACCAAGATTATGAATACGATGAAAAAACGATTATAACAAATGTCAAAAATATAGAGTTTAAAACGGTAGGGAAAACAGAACTTGTAAAAGGTTGGAAAGAATTGTTTTCAAGTGGAAAAGAGTTACAGGAGCGTGAAGAGTCGTTACCTGTCGTTTTCCAAGATGAGATGGTACAAAGTAAGGTTTCTATTCTAGAAGGCACGACAACGCCTCCTAAGTCTTATACAGAAGGGCAACTCATTACGATGATGAAAACATGTGGTAAATCAGTTGAGGATGAAGAGGAAATCGAGGTGCTGAAATCGATTGAAGGTATTGGTACAGAAGCAACTCGGAGTGGCATTATAGAGACGATTAAAAAGCATGGATTTATTGAGGTACGAAAAAACATAGTGAGCATTACGCCTAAAGGGGAGCTTTTATGTCGGGCAATTGAAGGGACATTACTTTCAAGTCCATCTATGACTGCGAAATGGGAAATTTACTTAAATAAAATTGGTCGTGGTGAAGGCTCTGCAAAACATTTTATTGAAAGCATAGGCAAGTTTGTTAATCAATTAATAGCGGAAGTGCCTAAACAGATAGAGTCACTTACAATTGAAGCTGAGCAGTTTAAACCAGCTACTGTGAAAGATATTGTGACGTGTCCAACATGTAAAGTAGGAAAGATAGGTTTGCGTAAAAGTTTTTACGGTTGTTCGAATTATAAAAATGGATGTAAGCAAACGTTCCCAGGAAGGCTATTAGGAAAAAAACTAACTGAAAAGAACATTAATGATTTATGTAAGATTGGTAAAACAGCTGTAGTTAAAGGGTTTAAATCAAAGAATGGTAAACAATTTAATGCGTCACTCCGTTTGGTAGAAGGAAAAATTGAATTTGAGTTTAATGAAAAATAAAAGCGGAAGAGATTTTTAATCTATTCAGCAAAAAACTTATAAATTGAATTCATCTTGTAGTTTTTTGAAATTTTCTTTTTTCTTTGTTTCATCGGGGCTTATAGTCTTATAAGTATCAAGAAAGAGAGCTTAAGTTTTCTAGACGTAAATTACTCTCTAAATCAGAGTTAATATCCAAATGTTTTTTATTGAATTTATACACTTTAGATTTTGGATTTTCTACAAGGTGAATAAATGAGCTTGAAACCACTAATTCGTTATAGAGTTGCTCGAAATGTTGATGGTTCTAATGTCGAATTGTTTAGTTAAATTAAGAGTAAATCATTGTATGGAGTGAGAGATTTGTTAGCAGATTATGTAGAGCGTTGCCCTCACTGTCGTGTTAGCTTACAAGGTGATGAAATACCAAAAGAACAGCAAAAATCGTATAATGCAACGCATTTTACGAGAAAAATTGGAATCACAAAGTTAGAAGCAGACAGAATTTTGTATTGGGAATGTCCAGATTGTCATAATAATTGGTCATTGAAATAAGCTAAACAATTATTGGAGGGGGTAAAAGCATTTAATGTTATTTCTCCCATGTTTTTTTATTTTTGTTCATTAATAAAGAGTGATTTTAAATTAAACGAGAGCTAAACTATGAATGGATACCGCAAGGAAAGAATACTAAAGGGATGCCGTATAGTATTCATAGAAAAGAGTAATGAATAACGGATTTTTTGCGATAAATTTATCCTAATTATATAAGTCTTAAAGAAGAAAATTTCGATGGTAATTATTTAAACGAAAATATTAATAAGTTAAATGCAGATAAAATCTCAGAGGACATGCTTAATCCGGATTTTTATTATTTATCTAATGGTATAAGAGTTATTACTGATGAGAACAAGAACATAAGAAATATTGCAATTACCCATGATACTGATGAAAACGTAAAAACAAGTAGAGGAATATCCGGGACTAAGATTGAATTTATAGGAAATTAAATGAGTAACTTTGGGTGTGTTAATATCACGAGAAAAACATATTTGATACTAATGATTATACCAATTATATTACTCTGTTATTTTTTATTTGTTAAACCTGAAGTTGTTTTTGAAGAGCAATGTCCTGATAAGCCATATAGCTTAGAGATAGTGAAATATGGTACGGGAATTCTGGATATGAAGATTGCTTATATACATTACAAAATGAATGGTGAAACTGTTGCAACTAAACAATTGGATTTTTTTAATAAATTAGGTAGTTTTGATGTTGTATGGGATACCTCTACCGACGATGCGACTAGATGGATTGACAAGAGCGTTCATCTAACTATGACCTACGCCAAAAACTTTCAAGGCGACTTGGAAACTAAAATTGTTGATTTCGATTATAACAGTGTAAAACACTAAAAATGGCTCGGAGTTTTCCTCCAAGCCATTTTTGATGTGAAGTATATTGCGAATCATCTTTTGCAAATTTTACGATTTACCTTGCTAATTAGGTTGTGAATTAGAGTTTTGCACATCTCAACCGAACCCGTTAACAAAAAGTAACGCTCTTTTATTTCGAAAGATGCAGAGGAATGACGTTATTACCAACAACCTGTGCCATCTTTTCTTTATAGACTCCTTCATATTCCTTTTC of Lysinibacillus agricola contains these proteins:
- a CDS encoding PadR family transcriptional regulator, which encodes MSVKYGILTLLFLQKNHGYELKLELESHLGVKGKINPGQIYTTLDRLIRDQLVLSVGMDDQERKLYEITTEGKKELENWLLEPVPYHSTKEDFHFKWSCARKIDFEQEKKMLDQQKAMIMKDVMELTKFKTEFLLQGDENRYLLINGTLLHLEADLNWINQVENRNRP
- the topB gene encoding type IA DNA topoisomerase, with the translated sequence MGYVCILAEKPSQARAYADAFKIKQKEKTFIELEPCSTFPNGAVITWAVGHLVELKEPKEYQKEWEKWSLGSLPIIPQKFEDKVVSKMYSQFNAVKKIFSDPQVTMIYNCCDSEREGSNIFYSLLKMTKVKKPVKRLWINSLEVEEIRKGFNNMQSNERDLLMYQEAKTRQISDWLVGMNCSRLYTLLLQKKGFKGSISIGRVQSPTVYLIYKRQQEIEHFKPEKFYEIEGIFKAQNGVYKGKAKLKTKERTEAVQLLQQHGVEPMDTGLITSVTNKKKRIAPPKLHALSTLQATANKRWKYSPSHVLKLTQSLYEKKLVSYPRTDSQLITHNEFAYLNESLAKYQQLVGKSFNTINRGNNKRYVDSANVGEHYAIIPTKKVPTEKALQSMNVDERNIYFEIVNTTLAMFHQDYEYDEKTIITNVKNIEFKTVGKTELVKGWKELFSSGKELQEREESLPVVFQDEMVQSKVSILEGTTTPPKSYTEGQLITMMKTCGKSVEDEEEIEVLKSIEGIGTEATRSGIIETIKKHGFIEVRKNIVSITPKGELLCRAIEGTLLSSPSMTAKWEIYLNKIGRGEGSAKHFIESIGKFVNQLIAEVPKQIESLTIEAEQFKPATVKDIVTCPTCKVGKIGLRKSFYGCSNYKNGCKQTFPGRLLGKKLTEKNINDLCKIGKTAVVKGFKSKNGKQFNASLRLVEGKIEFEFNEK